One stretch of Gadus chalcogrammus isolate NIFS_2021 chromosome 14, NIFS_Gcha_1.0, whole genome shotgun sequence DNA includes these proteins:
- the LOC130403635 gene encoding putative gonadotropin-releasing hormone II receptor, with protein MTSCSEPPSAAPMHGPTAGDGLNDSCLWSSPHCNWTSAWPPGGQGAAPRLPVFSTAAQIRVVVTFILCGTSAFCNVAVLWAANAGSKRKSHVRVLIVNLTVADLLVTFIVMPVDAAWNITVQWLAGDAACRLLMFLKLQAMYSCAFVTMVISLDRQSAILNPLAINEARRRNRGMLTVAWAMSALLSVPQVFLFHNVTITFPERFTQCTTRGSFDTHWQETAYNMFTFCCLFLLPLVIMITCYTRIFFEISKRMRKDNLSSTEVHLRRSKNNIPKARMRTLKMSIVIVLSFIVCWTPYYLLGLWYWFFPDDLEGKVSHSLTHILFIFGLFNACLDPVIYGLFTVHFRKGLLKRYYRRDTVPASDPENSTVITGPFRCVSNAFPLKRQPSSAARERSTPGAKSPRSDRLTVGSDAGGCEARTPSTTVSRL; from the exons ATGACGAGCTGCAGTGAGCCCCCCTCCGCGGCCCCCATGCACGGCCCCACGGCCGGCGACGGGCTGAACGACAGCTGCCTCTGGTCCTCCCCCCACTGCAACTGGACCTCAGCGTGGCCGCCGGGGGGGCAGGGCGCGGCCCCCCGGCTGCCCGTCTTCTCCACCGCCGCCCAGATCCGCGTCGTCGTCACCTTCATCCTGTGCGGCACGTCCGCCTTCTGCAACGTGGCGGTGCTGTGGGCGGCCAACGCCGGCAGCAAGAGGAAGTCCCACGTGCGCGTGCTCATCGTCAACCTGACGGTGGCCGACCTGCTGGTGACCTTCATCGTGATGCCGGTGGACGCCGCGTGGAACATCACCGTGCAGTGGCTGGCGGGCGACGCCGCGTGCCGCCTCCTCATGTTCCTCAAGCTGCAGGCCATGTACTCCTGCGCCTTCGTCACCATGGTGATCAGCCTGGACCGCCAGTCGGCCATCTTGAACCCGCTGGCCATCAACGAGGCGAGGCGGAGGAACCGCGGGATGCTGACCGTGGCGTGGGCCATGAGCGCCCTGCTGTCCGTTCCTCAG GTGTTCCTCTTCCACAACGTGACCATCACCTTCCCGGAGAGGTTCACCCAGTGCACGACGCGGGGCAGCTTCGACACCCACTGGCAGGAGACAGCCTACAACATGTTCACCTTCTGCTGCCTCTTCCTGCTGCCACTTGTCATCATGATTACGTGCTACACGCGCATCTTCTTTGAGATCTCCAAGCGGATGCGAAAGGACAACC TTTCCTCCACGGAGGTGCACTTGCGCCGCTCGAAGAACAACATCCCCAAGGCCCGCATGCGAACGCTGAAGATGAGCATCGTCATCGTGCTGTCCTTCATCGTGTGCTGGACGCCCTACTACCTGCTGGGTCTCTGGTACTGGTTCTTCCCAGACGACCTAGAGGGCAAGGTGTCCCACTCCCTCACCcacatcctcttcatcttcgGCCTGTTCAACGCCTGCCTGGACCCCGTCATCTACGGCCTGTTCACGGTGCACTTCCGCAAGGGGCTGCTGAAACGCTACTATCGCCGCGACACGGTGCCCGCCTCCGACCCCGAGAACAGCACCGTCATCACGGGACCGTTCCGGTGCGTCAGCAACGCGTTCCCGCTGAAGAGACAGCCCAGCTCGGCCGCGCGGGAGCGGTCGACGCCGGGCGCAAAGTCACCCAGGAGCGACCGTCTGACCGTGGGGAGCGATGCGGGGGGCTGCGAGGCTCGCACGCCCAGCACCACCGTGAGCAGATTGTGA
- the wdr93 gene encoding WD repeat-containing protein 93 isoform X2 yields MAIPEPSEQDWGEKDSESFLTDPEELWDRLPQPYRMIDKVLDILLGTAWESILKRETARSASQKKHPNLMLSADTELPECTSCLACSGDGRYLAVGHSQGVSVSCAVSLACVSSWLEDGLDITAIRMTGVGQEAYLISTVDDMGVARVFALSAEKIYLLKIVNKTEDINQRNVCVTFDLSEGGDFGAVLMSCNGAFWLDIYNFPLKSWLADLKQAAPQSQKPTGGDVNWTHCSVLMKITSGKLPTGKTLQNPAELLKKAEQGGGMGSGQNHMIGVHQWKDQDAAFRSNLGSMHFLQLCGVAAGSGAEATTHTGEVPESICLWWTGSHNLLQYSLCKAKDKHDVDPRPAMLWPNAQEIVCSAVSQSTRFIALGLEPDLVSVWDRQTGSPLSVVVVSAADSVLTRVMFVEGGIPAAFSRRVHLVVSCRSGTTLTLTAGASAAVSGAETLGARPGEAGRRPSAITSVAFLLGLTLVLQRNGELLILDAINKATVCCLMAPATHLLACPLDPVFTLDTVRQTLFMRGDQLTSQRSEVPERIQSHLLVFRFGDHALFKPHMVAPGGSVQPVTMITLDTLEQACNRYLQHRSLIAGQESHKAVSITCMQTQENVHKVRKRTSLNSQ; encoded by the exons ATGGCTATCCCTGAGCCCTCTGAGCAAGACTGGGGTGAGAAAGACAGCGAGAGTTTTCTGACCGATCCTGAAGAACTCTGGGATCGACTGCCCCAGCCTTACCGCATGATCGACAAGGTCCTAGACATATTACTAGGCACGGCCTGGGAATCGATCCTGAAAAGAGAAACAGCCAGGAGTGCATCCCAGAAGAAGCATCCTAATCTCATGCTGTCCGCTGATACAGAG CTCCCAGAGTGCACCAGCTGCCTGGCGTGCTCGGGCGACGGCCGGTACCTGGCCGTGGGTCACTCCCAGGGGGTCTCTGTGAGCTGCGCCGTCTCCCTGGCCTGCGTCTCCTCCTGGCTCGAGGACGGGCTGGACATCACCGCCATTCGGATGACGGGCGTCGGCCAGGAGGCCTATCTGATCAGCACCGTGGATGATATGG GTGTCGCCAGAGTCTTCGCGCTTAGCGCTGAAAAGATATACCTACTCAAGATCGTCAACAAGACG GAAGACATCAACCAGAGAAATGTGtgcgtgacctttgacctttctgAAGGTGGCGATTTCGGAGCGGTGTTAATGAGCT GCAATGGTGCTTTTTGGTTGGACATCTATAATTTCCCCCTAAAATCCTGGCTTGCAGACTTGAAGCAGGCAGCACCTCAGTCCCAG AAGCCGACAGGTGGAGATGTTAATTGGACTCATTGCTCAGTGCTGATGAAGATCACCTCAGGCAAATTACCAACAG GAAAAACACTTCAGAATCCAGCGGAGCTCTTAAAGAAAGCAGAGCAAGGCGGTGGTATGGGTTCTGGACAGAACCACATGATCGGTGTTCACCAGTGGAAGGATCAAGACGCTGCGTTCAGGTCCAA CCTTGGCAGCATGCACTTCCTGCAGCTGTGTGGAGTGGCGGCTGGTTCAGGTGCAGAAGCGACCACCCACACAG GTGAGGTGCCAGAGTCTATTTGCCTTTGGTGGACGGGCAGCCATAACCTTCTCCAGTATTCCCTGTGCAAGGCAAAGGATAAACACG ATGTGGATCCTAGACCAGCCATGCTGTGGCCCAACGCTCAGGAGATCGTCTGCTCCGCCGTCAGCCAGAGCACCCGCTTCATCGCCCTGGGTCTGGAGCCGGACCTGGTCTCAGTCtgggacaggcagacag gctcgCCCCTGTCTGTGGTGGTGGTCTCGGCGGCAGACAGTGTCCTCACTCGGGTGATGTTTGTGGAAGGCGGAATCCCTGCAGCGTTTTCCCGCCGGGTGCACCTGGTGGTCTCTTGTAGGAGCGGGACCACCCTCACGCTCACCGCCGGCGCCTCGGCAGCCGTCAGCGGCGCCGAGACCCTCGGAGCTAG ACCGGGGGAGGCTGGCCGCCGTCCTTCCGCCATCACATCAGTGGCTTTCCTGCTGGGCCTG ACTCTCGTGCTGCAGAGAAACGGAGAGTTGTTGATCCTAGACGCCATCAATAAAGCTACGGTGTGCTGTTTGATGGCCCCGGCCACTCATCTCCTGGCTTGCCCCCTGGATCCTGTGTTTACCCTGGATACCGTGCGTCAAACCCTGTTCATGCGAG GCGACCAACTGACAAGTCAAAGGTCTGAGGTGCCAGAAAGGATTCAGAGTCATCTGTTGGTTTTCCGGTTCGGAGATCATGCTCTCTTCAAGCCACACATGGTGGCACCTGGAGGCTCTGTCCAGCCAGTGACAATGATCACCTTGGACACTTTGGAGCAAGCTTGCAATCGCTACCTTCAGCATAG GTCGCTGATTGCAGGGCAGGAGAGCCACAAAGCAGTGAGTATCACGTGCATGCAGACCCAGGAGAACGTGCACAAGGTCCGGAAAAGGACGAGCCTGAACTCCCAATAA
- the wdr93 gene encoding WD repeat-containing protein 93 isoform X1, which yields MAIPEPSEQDWGEKDSESFLTDPEELWDRLPQPYRMIDKVLDILLGTAWESILKRETARSASQKKHPNLMLSADTELPECTSCLACSGDGRYLAVGHSQGVSVSCAVSLACVSSWLEDGLDITAIRMTGVGQEAYLISTVDDMGVARVFALSAEKIYLLKIVNKTEDINQRNVCVTFDLSEGGDFGAVLMSCNGAFWLDIYNFPLKSWLADLKQAAPQSQKPTGGDVNWTHCSVLMKITSGKLPTGKTLQNPAELLKKAEQGGGMGSGQNHMIGVHQWKDQDAAFRSKYGSNSDHVGTQPRLGSMHFLQLCGVAAGSGAEATTHTGEVPESICLWWTGSHNLLQYSLCKAKDKHDVDPRPAMLWPNAQEIVCSAVSQSTRFIALGLEPDLVSVWDRQTGSPLSVVVVSAADSVLTRVMFVEGGIPAAFSRRVHLVVSCRSGTTLTLTAGASAAVSGAETLGARPGEAGRRPSAITSVAFLLGLTLVLQRNGELLILDAINKATVCCLMAPATHLLACPLDPVFTLDTVRQTLFMRGDQLTSQRSEVPERIQSHLLVFRFGDHALFKPHMVAPGGSVQPVTMITLDTLEQACNRYLQHRSLIAGQESHKAVSITCMQTQENVHKVRKRTSLNSQ from the exons ATGGCTATCCCTGAGCCCTCTGAGCAAGACTGGGGTGAGAAAGACAGCGAGAGTTTTCTGACCGATCCTGAAGAACTCTGGGATCGACTGCCCCAGCCTTACCGCATGATCGACAAGGTCCTAGACATATTACTAGGCACGGCCTGGGAATCGATCCTGAAAAGAGAAACAGCCAGGAGTGCATCCCAGAAGAAGCATCCTAATCTCATGCTGTCCGCTGATACAGAG CTCCCAGAGTGCACCAGCTGCCTGGCGTGCTCGGGCGACGGCCGGTACCTGGCCGTGGGTCACTCCCAGGGGGTCTCTGTGAGCTGCGCCGTCTCCCTGGCCTGCGTCTCCTCCTGGCTCGAGGACGGGCTGGACATCACCGCCATTCGGATGACGGGCGTCGGCCAGGAGGCCTATCTGATCAGCACCGTGGATGATATGG GTGTCGCCAGAGTCTTCGCGCTTAGCGCTGAAAAGATATACCTACTCAAGATCGTCAACAAGACG GAAGACATCAACCAGAGAAATGTGtgcgtgacctttgacctttctgAAGGTGGCGATTTCGGAGCGGTGTTAATGAGCT GCAATGGTGCTTTTTGGTTGGACATCTATAATTTCCCCCTAAAATCCTGGCTTGCAGACTTGAAGCAGGCAGCACCTCAGTCCCAG AAGCCGACAGGTGGAGATGTTAATTGGACTCATTGCTCAGTGCTGATGAAGATCACCTCAGGCAAATTACCAACAG GAAAAACACTTCAGAATCCAGCGGAGCTCTTAAAGAAAGCAGAGCAAGGCGGTGGTATGGGTTCTGGACAGAACCACATGATCGGTGTTCACCAGTGGAAGGATCAAGACGCTGCGTTCAGGTCCAAGTACGGGTCCAATTCAGACCACGTGGGAACCCAGCCTCG CCTTGGCAGCATGCACTTCCTGCAGCTGTGTGGAGTGGCGGCTGGTTCAGGTGCAGAAGCGACCACCCACACAG GTGAGGTGCCAGAGTCTATTTGCCTTTGGTGGACGGGCAGCCATAACCTTCTCCAGTATTCCCTGTGCAAGGCAAAGGATAAACACG ATGTGGATCCTAGACCAGCCATGCTGTGGCCCAACGCTCAGGAGATCGTCTGCTCCGCCGTCAGCCAGAGCACCCGCTTCATCGCCCTGGGTCTGGAGCCGGACCTGGTCTCAGTCtgggacaggcagacag gctcgCCCCTGTCTGTGGTGGTGGTCTCGGCGGCAGACAGTGTCCTCACTCGGGTGATGTTTGTGGAAGGCGGAATCCCTGCAGCGTTTTCCCGCCGGGTGCACCTGGTGGTCTCTTGTAGGAGCGGGACCACCCTCACGCTCACCGCCGGCGCCTCGGCAGCCGTCAGCGGCGCCGAGACCCTCGGAGCTAG ACCGGGGGAGGCTGGCCGCCGTCCTTCCGCCATCACATCAGTGGCTTTCCTGCTGGGCCTG ACTCTCGTGCTGCAGAGAAACGGAGAGTTGTTGATCCTAGACGCCATCAATAAAGCTACGGTGTGCTGTTTGATGGCCCCGGCCACTCATCTCCTGGCTTGCCCCCTGGATCCTGTGTTTACCCTGGATACCGTGCGTCAAACCCTGTTCATGCGAG GCGACCAACTGACAAGTCAAAGGTCTGAGGTGCCAGAAAGGATTCAGAGTCATCTGTTGGTTTTCCGGTTCGGAGATCATGCTCTCTTCAAGCCACACATGGTGGCACCTGGAGGCTCTGTCCAGCCAGTGACAATGATCACCTTGGACACTTTGGAGCAAGCTTGCAATCGCTACCTTCAGCATAG GTCGCTGATTGCAGGGCAGGAGAGCCACAAAGCAGTGAGTATCACGTGCATGCAGACCCAGGAGAACGTGCACAAGGTCCGGAAAAGGACGAGCCTGAACTCCCAATAA
- the LOC130403324 gene encoding RNA polymerase II elongation factor ELL-like, which produces MASLRQEHHYGLSSGKTNRNTRSKTLYHVKLTDTAIRALESYQNLKESLPSQPTICFKGNQGFIKIPAPAAETAETLRLFSFYLSSDSKDQPQASFDCIHQYVSREGREQLEGQGSIQDKITVCATDDSYQMTRERVSQVEKDSWSRSAIEIKPGATYPNKCVKFPKRPVLYPATAPPPDHGLLKHSPPNRRAPGPPGAPGVVTQRPLKERVIHLLALKPYRKPELLLWLDRERAPPRDKADLGPVLDEVARLSAKDSGYLLRDDFYRLVQKDWPGYSEEERQLLGRLLARKVHMQNISQSRPSLPSPSRQKTSENPTQNPNTAKNRTVKRPVPSDPQDSGALKKPRLVDGRLADGRLTDARLAEARLASDVRLRPPLPVTSTTNMTKIKSGLGQTPAVSDPSFPTKTEIQATTAQSQVVAGQNGFPIVHKLFGSPLEPDARKEGPTAPIGHQGAGPDAGQPQTLASNQHKKKKSKKHKDKERERLKDKEERPWIESSLDKLHCGQAECQGQRLPGEGRLLQAGTEGLARLLRGGETEAGQTPGQNHPVPSDPQDCGLLNRPRLVDARLAEGRLTEAKLAEARLAEARLASDMTMIKAGLGPISPVTDPSYHTKTEIQATTAQSQVVAGQNGFPIVHKLFGSPLEPAKPEARTESPTTPIGHQGGGQHKKKSKKERERLKDKEERTWIESSPEHKQSLDKLHDPEIINAVPSEEKPDYVLKYPGIVTLEQREGYQTDFCSEYSEYIDLHSRIATITHMFVQLASKIKSLSPGTQQYKIMEDQIMEKYKKYRNKFPGYRQEKKRCEYLHEKLSHIKQLITDYDVAQTSTSS; this is translated from the exons TTCATCAAGATCCCGGCCCCTGCTGCTGAGACCGCCGAGACCCTGCGTCTCTTCTCCTTCTACCTGTCCAGCGACAGCAAGGACCAGCCCCAGGCCAGCTTTGACTGCATCCACCAATATGTGTCCAG GGAGGGcagggagcagctggagggCCAGGGCAGCATCCAGGACAAGATCACGGTGTGCGCCACCGATGACTCCTACCAGATGACCCGGGAGAGGGTGTCCCAGGTGGAGAAGGACAGCTGGAGCCGCTCGGCCATCGAGATCAAGCCCGGAGCCACTTATCCCA ATAAATGTGTCAAGTTCCCCAAGAGGCCGGTCCTGTACCCTGCCACCGCACCCCCACCAGACCATGGCCTCCTCAAGCACTCCCCCCCCAACCGGAGGGCCCCAGGGCCGCCCGGGGCCCCAGGGGTGGTGACCCAGCGGCCCCTGAAGGAGCGGGTCATCCACCTACTGGCCCTCAAGCCCTACCGCAAGCCTGAGCTGCTGCTATGGCTGGACCGCGAGAGGGCCCCGCCCCGGgacaaggccgacctgggcccCGTGCTCGACGAG GTGGCCAGGCTGAGTGCCAAAGACAGCGGCTACCTACTGAGGGACGACTTTTACAGGCTGGTACAGAAGGACTGGCCCGGCTACTCCGAGGAGGAGCGACAGCTGCTGGGAAGACTCCTGGCCAG GAAGGTGCACATGCAGAACATCAGCCAATCACGACCTTCCCTCCCCAGCCCATCCCGTCAGAAGACCTCCGAGAATCCCACGCAGAATCCCAACACAGCCAAAAATCGAACAGTG aAACGCCCAGTGCCTTCAGACCCGCAGGACAGCGGGGCGCTCAAGAAGCCCAGGCTAGTGGACGGCAGGCTAGCGGACGGCAGGCTAACGGACGCGAGGCTAGCTGAGGCTAGGCTAGCGTCAGACGTGAGGCTCCGCCCCCCGCTTCCCGTGACAAGCACCACCAACATGACAAAGATCAAATCAGGCCTAGGCCAGACCCCTGCTGTCTCTGACCCCAGCTTCCCCACTAAGACTGAGATCCAGGCGACCACAGCTCAGAGCCAAGTGGTAGCCGGTCAAAATGGCTTCCCAATCGTTCACAAACTGTTCGGCTCCCCCTTGGAGCCAGACGCCAGGAAAGAGGGCCCCACCGCCCCGATTGGCCATCAGGGAGCCGGCCCTGATGCTGGCCAGCCCCAGACACTCGCCAGCAACCAGCACAAGAAGAAGAAGTCCAAAAAGCACAAGGACAAGGAGCGGGAGAGGTTAAAAGACAAGGAAGAGCGTCCGTGGATAGAAAGCAGCCTCGACAAACTCCACT GTGGCCAGGCTGAGTGCCAAGGACAGCGGCTACCTGGTGAGGGACGGCTTCTACAGGCTGGTACAGAAGGACTGGCCCGGCTACTCcgtggaggagagacagaggctgGGCAGACTCCTGGCCAG AACCACCCAGTGCCTTCGGACCCGCAGGACTGCGGGCTCCTAAACAGGCCCCGACTAGTGGACGCCAGGCTAGCGGAGGGCAGGCTAACTGAGGCTAAGCTAGCTGAGGCGAGGCTAGCTGAGGCGAGGCTAGCGTCAGACATGACAATGATCAAAGCAGGCCTTGGCCCGATCTCTCCTGTCACTGACCCCAGCTACCACACTAAGACTGAGATCCAGGCGACCACAGCTCAGAGCCAAGTGGTAGCCGGTCAAAATGGCTTCCCAATCGTTCACAAACTGTTCGGCTCCCCCTTGGAGCCGGCAAAGCCAGAGGCCAGGACAGAAAGCCCCACCACCCCGATTGGCCATCAGGGAGGTGGCCAGCACAAGAAGAAGTCCAAAAAGGAGCGGGAGAGGTTAAAAGACAAGGAAGAGCGTACGTGGATAGAAAGCAGCCCGGAGCACAAGCAGAGCCTCGACAAACTCCACG ATCCTGAAATTATCAATGCTGTGCCATCTGAGGAGAAACCGGACTACGTTCT GAAATACCCCGGCATCGTCACTTTGGAGCAGCGTGAGGGCTACCAGACGGACTTCTGCAGCGAGTACAGCGAGTACATTGACCTGCACTCCCGGATCGCCACCATCACACACATGTTCGTTCAGCTGGCCTCCAAGATCAAGAGCCTCTCGCCAGGGACACAGCAATACAAG ATAATGGAAGACCAAATAATGGAGAAGTACAAGAAGTATAGGAAT AAGTTCCCAGGCTACCGGCAAGAGAAGAAACGCTGTGAATATCTTCACGAGAAGCTGTCTCACATCAAACAGCTCATCACAGATTACGACGTCGcgcagacctccacctcctcgtag